A DNA window from Dehalococcoidales bacterium contains the following coding sequences:
- the rpmF gene encoding 50S ribosomal protein L32 gives MGALPKRKYAKARQGKRRVNLKLLPVTQLSSCSQCNSPKLSHRVCPTCGTYDGREVIEIKSPQKKTG, from the coding sequence ATGGGAGCTTTACCAAAACGGAAATACGCCAAGGCGCGTCAGGGTAAAAGACGTGTCAATCTCAAGCTGCTACCTGTAACTCAATTAAGTTCTTGTTCTCAATGCAACAGCCCCAAACTGTCCCACCGTGTTTGCCCTACCTGCGGCACCTACGACGGCAGGGAAGTCATTGAGATCAAGAGCCCGCAAAAGAAAACTGGTTAA
- the recJ gene encoding single-stranded-DNA-specific exonuclease RecJ yields MNKSRWNVLPPAPADYFAENPHLSPLIAQILYNRGLTEPTHLASFIAADKRLSADPFLIPDMHQAVTRTYRALLCGENIAIYGDFDTDGITATILLVQGISRLGGNVIPYLPHRLNEGHGVKTPVLEKLRQQGISLVITVDCGITALAEVKKAQRKGLDIIITDHHTPPDTIPPAVAVVNPKLPGSRYPFLELAGVGVAFKFLQALLQSIGKEEGLDDLLDLVALGTIADVMPLVGENRYLVKQGLRLLNAKPRTGIRGMVNQSSLTIGSLDAESISWVIAPRLNTTGRLGHAMPSYQLLITDSAEEARQLSLWLEQKNTERQRMTSEVISKAREQILAEGVAPILIASDEEFPAGVIGLAAGRLREEFYRPVVVIKTGKQTSIGSCRSIPEFNITQALQQCQSFLSQFGGHPQAAGFTLPTKDLPRLKEALIRIATTTLAGIDLRPHLDIDAEVTLAELAGETFHNLQKLAPFGKGNPVPTFISRKLEVTNLRVIGNKGAHLNLKLRQGGSTWDGIAFHAGNYSKGITPLLDIVYNLEVDSWCGAERLRLNILDFAPVE; encoded by the coding sequence TTGAATAAAAGCCGATGGAACGTCCTGCCACCGGCTCCAGCCGATTATTTCGCTGAAAATCCGCACCTCTCTCCTTTAATAGCCCAAATCCTCTACAATCGCGGCCTCACCGAACCAACCCATCTGGCATCCTTTATCGCCGCCGACAAACGCCTATCAGCCGACCCCTTTCTGATACCTGATATGCACCAGGCAGTAACCCGTACCTACCGTGCCCTGCTCTGCGGAGAAAACATCGCTATCTATGGCGACTTCGATACCGACGGCATCACTGCCACCATCCTGCTGGTTCAGGGAATCAGCAGGCTCGGCGGTAATGTTATCCCCTATCTCCCGCATCGCCTGAATGAAGGACACGGCGTCAAGACACCCGTTCTGGAGAAGCTCCGCCAGCAGGGTATCAGCCTGGTTATCACCGTTGACTGCGGTATCACCGCCCTCGCTGAGGTCAAGAAGGCACAAAGGAAGGGGCTCGATATTATCATTACCGACCATCACACCCCCCCGGACACCATTCCTCCAGCAGTTGCCGTAGTTAACCCCAAACTACCCGGTTCGCGGTACCCCTTTTTAGAGCTGGCCGGCGTCGGCGTAGCCTTCAAGTTCCTTCAGGCCCTGCTACAGAGCATCGGCAAGGAGGAAGGGCTGGACGACCTTCTCGACCTGGTAGCCCTGGGCACAATAGCCGATGTGATGCCCCTGGTAGGAGAAAACCGCTATCTGGTCAAGCAAGGTCTAAGGCTGCTCAACGCCAAGCCACGCACCGGCATAAGGGGAATGGTGAATCAGTCCAGCCTGACCATCGGCAGTCTCGACGCGGAGAGTATCTCCTGGGTAATAGCCCCCCGCTTGAATACTACCGGCAGGCTGGGGCACGCTATGCCCAGCTACCAGCTTCTGATAACAGACTCCGCAGAGGAAGCACGCCAGCTTAGCCTATGGCTGGAACAGAAAAACACGGAGCGACAAAGAATGACCAGCGAAGTAATCAGCAAGGCCAGAGAGCAGATACTGGCTGAAGGGGTTGCCCCGATTCTGATCGCCAGCGATGAGGAATTCCCGGCGGGAGTCATCGGGCTGGCGGCCGGCAGACTGCGCGAGGAATTCTACCGCCCGGTAGTGGTAATCAAGACCGGCAAACAGACAAGTATCGGGAGCTGTCGCAGCATCCCGGAGTTTAACATCACCCAGGCCCTGCAGCAATGCCAGAGCTTCCTCTCTCAATTCGGCGGACATCCTCAGGCAGCCGGTTTTACCCTGCCGACCAAGGACCTGCCCCGCCTGAAAGAAGCCCTCATCAGGATAGCAACCACCACGCTGGCCGGGATTGACCTCCGCCCTCACCTTGATATTGACGCCGAGGTTACCTTGGCTGAACTGGCCGGTGAAACTTTTCACAACCTGCAGAAGCTGGCTCCATTCGGCAAGGGTAATCCGGTACCCACCTTCATCAGTCGCAAGTTAGAGGTAACCAACTTAAGGGTAATCGGCAATAAAGGGGCACACCTCAATCTCAAACTAAGGCAGGGCGGCTCCACCTGGGACGGGATAGCCTTTCACGCCGGCAACTACTCAAAAGGGATAACCCCGCTGCTCGACATCGTCTATAACCTGGAAGTGGATTCCTGGTGCGGAGCGGAAAGGCTACGGCTCAACATCCTGGACTTCGCCCCGGTAGAGTAA
- the nusB gene encoding transcription antitermination factor NusB: MSGARRKARMLALQALYEADSAGHKAEQAIVHLLENARLSEDNNTFACRLVSGVMSNKKEIDHNIQHFAPAWPLEQIPMVDRNILRMAIFEMLFDDEVPIKVAVNEAVELAKEFGSDSSPRFINGVLGSVSTLTSR; this comes from the coding sequence ATGTCGGGGGCACGGCGAAAAGCAAGAATGCTGGCTCTCCAAGCACTTTATGAAGCTGATTCCGCAGGACATAAAGCAGAACAGGCGATAGTTCATCTCCTAGAAAATGCGAGGCTAAGTGAAGATAATAACACCTTTGCCTGTCGACTGGTCAGCGGAGTCATGAGCAACAAGAAGGAAATCGACCACAATATTCAACACTTTGCTCCCGCCTGGCCGCTGGAACAAATACCCATGGTCGACCGGAATATCCTGAGGATGGCGATATTCGAGATGCTGTTCGACGATGAGGTACCGATTAAGGTAGCGGTAAATGAGGCGGTTGAGCTAGCCAAGGAGTTCGGCAGCGATAGTTCCCCCCGGTTCATCAACGGAGTCCTGGGCTCAGTCAGCACTCTCACCAGCAGGTAA
- the mtaB gene encoding tRNA (N(6)-L-threonylcarbamoyladenosine(37)-C(2))-methylthiotransferase MtaB, whose translation MVSIKVALDSLGCKLNQAETDDLFRQFAGAGYQMVSPDEADIYILNTCTVTHIADRKSRHLLRSVHRRNPGAVVVATGCYAERAPAELAGVKGVRLVLGNSDKPNLLRLLEESGCFDNRIVGQDGLASDSRDSFRTRAMVKVQDGCSNFCTYCIVPLVRGGERNLDVGGVVGDIKQRVAQGYREVVLTGVRIGSYSDNGVTLAGLIEHILAETGVERLRLSSLQPGEISPELISLWRDGRLCPHFHLCLQSGSDSVLGRMGRRYSTAEFERVVSCIRNAVTCVAITTDVMVGFPAETDREFEESYRFCRRMEFARIHVFSYSRRRGTEASGFPEQVGDRVKKERADRMLALARESAGDFRRQFLGMMLMVLFEQRSGATWSGLTANYIKVYVKSSTDLTNVLRPVRLLRFYRDGVWGEIVA comes from the coding sequence TTGGTAAGTATCAAGGTTGCCCTGGATAGTTTGGGCTGCAAACTAAACCAGGCGGAGACAGATGATCTGTTCCGTCAGTTTGCTGGGGCCGGCTATCAGATGGTTTCACCCGATGAGGCTGATATCTACATCTTAAATACCTGCACGGTTACCCATATCGCCGACCGTAAGTCCCGTCACCTGTTGCGATCGGTCCATCGTCGTAATCCTGGTGCTGTGGTGGTGGCTACCGGGTGTTATGCCGAACGGGCCCCTGCTGAACTGGCTGGAGTTAAAGGGGTCAGGCTTGTCCTGGGAAATAGTGATAAACCGAACCTGCTGCGGTTGCTGGAGGAGTCCGGTTGTTTTGACAACCGGATTGTTGGACAAGATGGTTTGGCGAGTGACAGCCGTGATAGTTTCCGGACACGCGCTATGGTCAAGGTTCAGGATGGCTGCAGCAACTTTTGCACCTATTGTATCGTCCCGCTGGTACGTGGTGGGGAAAGGAACCTTGATGTCGGCGGGGTAGTTGGTGACATCAAGCAACGGGTGGCTCAGGGCTATCGGGAGGTGGTATTGACCGGAGTCAGGATTGGTTCTTATTCCGATAACGGGGTTACCCTGGCGGGTTTGATTGAGCATATTCTGGCGGAGACCGGCGTGGAAAGGCTAAGGCTATCCTCGCTTCAGCCCGGTGAGATCTCCCCCGAGCTGATTTCTCTCTGGCGTGACGGGCGGTTGTGTCCTCATTTTCACCTCTGCCTGCAGAGCGGCAGTGATAGTGTTTTGGGTAGAATGGGGAGGCGCTACTCCACTGCTGAATTCGAGCGGGTGGTATCCTGCATCAGAAATGCTGTAACATGTGTGGCAATCACTACTGATGTTATGGTTGGTTTCCCCGCTGAGACTGACCGGGAGTTTGAGGAAAGCTATCGCTTCTGCCGCCGCATGGAGTTTGCCCGCATTCATGTCTTTTCCTACTCACGCCGCAGAGGTACCGAAGCCTCCGGGTTTCCCGAGCAGGTTGGCGACAGGGTGAAAAAGGAGCGGGCAGACAGGATGCTGGCGCTGGCCCGGGAGAGTGCCGGGGATTTCAGGCGGCAATTCCTGGGCATGATGCTCATGGTACTCTTCGAGCAACGCTCCGGCGCTACCTGGTCCGGCCTCACCGCTAACTATATCAAGGTGTATGTTAAGAGTAGCACTGATTTGACCAACGTATTAAGGCCGGTAAGGCTGTTGCGGTTTTATCGGGATGGGGTGTGGGGGGAAATAGTAGCATAG
- a CDS encoding DUF177 domain-containing protein: MQTNVSGLLKSSIGATRNYRVSDTVNISGSDSLVQGDVSLVRTNRGILVKATLHTGVEVSCGRCLNLFRAPLTLEIEEEYFPVVNIDSGIPQSLPDEPGCFTINGQHILDLTEAVRQYALLAVPMKLLCREDCAGLCPTCGHDLNKGPCQCSSQEIEHR; encoded by the coding sequence ATGCAGACCAACGTATCCGGGCTGCTTAAATCATCCATTGGGGCAACACGAAATTACAGGGTAAGTGATACCGTTAATATCTCCGGTAGTGACAGCTTGGTCCAGGGTGATGTTTCCCTGGTGCGCACCAACCGGGGCATCCTGGTTAAGGCAACACTACATACCGGGGTTGAGGTCAGTTGCGGTCGCTGCTTGAATTTGTTTCGTGCTCCGCTGACACTAGAAATTGAAGAGGAGTATTTCCCCGTCGTCAACATAGATAGCGGGATTCCGCAGTCTCTACCTGATGAACCGGGGTGTTTTACTATCAACGGACAGCATATTCTTGACCTGACCGAAGCGGTGCGCCAATATGCTCTGCTGGCTGTCCCGATGAAACTGCTCTGTCGTGAGGACTGTGCCGGGCTATGTCCGACCTGTGGTCACGACCTGAATAAGGGACCCTGCCAATGTTCATCTCAAGAGATAGAGCACCGCTAG
- the hisS gene encoding histidine--tRNA ligase — translation MYQAPRGTFDILPDEQAYWRYIEQKAVELCQLYGYQRIDTPAFEETRLFSRSIGEVTDIVEKEMYTFEDKGGKQITLRPEGTAPVCRAYLEHGMHNLPQPVKLFYLASIFRYERPQSGRYREHHQFGCEVFGDGAPALDAEVIDIAWQFFSSLAIGQLSLNLNSIGCRECRPGYLIVLQEYYSRYNRDLCPDCRARLKRNPLRLLDCKQPLCRQVASSAPQSVNSLCPQCGEHFEQLKRYLGLLELPFVVNHCLVRGLDYYTRTVFEIQPEAEGAQSTLGGGGRYDYLIEELGGNPTPAIGFASGIERIVLNLKRQEVAVPALPRPRVFVAHLGDEARVETVRLASVLRRAGIGVLEPVAGKSLKAQLRQANTLNVAYTVIIGEQEIDTGTVMLRNMATSEQKNIPVAQLPGYLQRLD, via the coding sequence TTGTATCAGGCACCACGTGGGACCTTCGACATTCTGCCCGATGAGCAGGCATACTGGCGTTATATTGAGCAAAAAGCCGTTGAACTCTGTCAGCTCTATGGTTATCAGCGTATCGATACACCCGCATTCGAAGAAACACGGTTGTTCTCTCGCAGCATAGGCGAGGTTACCGATATTGTGGAAAAGGAAATGTATACCTTCGAAGACAAGGGAGGTAAACAGATAACCTTAAGGCCTGAGGGAACGGCACCGGTCTGTCGGGCCTATCTGGAACACGGGATGCATAATCTACCGCAGCCGGTGAAGCTGTTTTATTTGGCATCTATTTTCAGATACGAAAGACCCCAATCGGGAAGATACCGTGAGCATCACCAGTTCGGCTGCGAGGTTTTTGGGGATGGTGCCCCTGCTCTTGACGCCGAAGTGATTGACATCGCCTGGCAATTCTTCTCGTCATTGGCCATCGGTCAACTTTCCTTGAATCTGAATAGTATTGGCTGCCGGGAGTGTCGGCCGGGGTATCTAATCGTGCTGCAGGAGTATTACTCCCGTTACAACCGGGACCTATGCCCGGATTGTAGGGCCAGGCTTAAGAGAAACCCCCTGCGCCTGCTTGATTGTAAGCAACCGTTGTGTCGGCAGGTGGCCAGTTCGGCACCGCAGAGTGTTAACAGCCTTTGCCCACAGTGTGGTGAGCACTTCGAACAGTTGAAGAGATATCTGGGGTTGCTTGAACTTCCCTTTGTGGTGAACCATTGTCTGGTCAGGGGGCTTGATTATTATACCAGGACGGTTTTTGAGATTCAGCCTGAGGCTGAGGGTGCCCAGAGCACTCTGGGGGGTGGAGGAAGATACGATTACCTCATTGAGGAACTGGGCGGTAATCCTACCCCGGCGATAGGTTTCGCCAGTGGTATCGAGCGTATCGTCCTGAACCTGAAGAGGCAGGAGGTTGCCGTCCCGGCGCTGCCCCGGCCCCGGGTCTTTGTTGCCCATCTTGGTGACGAGGCCAGGGTTGAGACAGTGAGGCTGGCATCGGTGTTGAGACGGGCTGGCATCGGTGTACTGGAGCCTGTCGCTGGCAAAAGCCTGAAAGCTCAGTTGAGGCAGGCCAATACCCTTAATGTTGCTTATACGGTGATAATCGGTGAGCAAGAAATAGATACTGGCACCGTGATGCTGCGCAATATGGCTACCTCTGAACAAAAAAATATCCCGGTTGCCCAATTGCCGGGCTATCTTCAGCGCCTGGATTGA
- a CDS encoding nitronate monooxygenase yields MIKTDICDLLGIEYPIIQGGMAHLATAELAAAVSNAGGLGIIGGGAPEPEWVREQIRLTKQKTDKPFGANIVLIAAKAEEIIKVILEEKVAVVTTGAGNPGPYIPRFKEAGIRVMPVVASVSLARRLQRAGVDAFVAEGMESGGETGQTTTMALVPQVVDAVQLPVVAAGGFADGRGLAAALALGAQGIQMGTRFVCSEECIAHPNYKKAIVDASDRSTVLSGQSTGYPLRALENKFTREFMDKESAGIPIEELFQLGVGKMRQGMINGDIEGGTLLAGQICGMINEIKPVKTIIEEIVREAEAIITRLNNSTKGG; encoded by the coding sequence ATGATTAAAACCGACATTTGCGACCTCCTCGGTATTGAGTACCCGATTATTCAGGGGGGAATGGCCCACCTTGCTACAGCCGAGCTGGCTGCAGCCGTTTCAAATGCCGGTGGGTTAGGTATTATCGGCGGCGGCGCTCCAGAACCGGAGTGGGTCAGGGAACAGATACGCCTGACTAAACAGAAAACGGATAAACCATTTGGAGCGAATATCGTTCTGATAGCCGCCAAAGCGGAGGAGATTATCAAGGTAATTCTGGAAGAGAAGGTAGCGGTAGTAACTACCGGCGCCGGCAATCCCGGACCCTATATCCCCAGATTCAAGGAAGCCGGGATAAGGGTAATGCCGGTAGTGGCCAGTGTTTCCCTGGCCAGACGGCTGCAACGAGCCGGCGTCGACGCTTTCGTGGCTGAAGGGATGGAATCGGGAGGAGAGACAGGGCAGACAACCACGATGGCCTTGGTACCCCAGGTAGTCGACGCAGTCCAGCTACCGGTAGTGGCGGCCGGAGGGTTTGCCGACGGACGAGGCTTGGCAGCCGCTCTAGCACTCGGGGCTCAGGGTATTCAGATGGGAACCCGCTTTGTCTGCAGCGAGGAATGTATCGCTCACCCCAACTACAAAAAGGCGATCGTCGACGCCAGTGACCGCTCCACAGTCCTTTCCGGTCAGAGCACCGGCTACCCCTTACGTGCTCTGGAGAACAAGTTCACACGGGAGTTCATGGACAAGGAGAGCGCCGGTATTCCGATAGAAGAGCTGTTCCAGCTCGGTGTCGGTAAGATGCGACAGGGCATGATTAATGGTGATATCGAAGGGGGTACCCTTCTGGCAGGACAGATTTGCGGTATGATAAATGAAATCAAGCCGGTCAAGACTATCATTGAAGAAATAGTCCGCGAGGCTGAGGCGATAATAACACGGCTCAATAATTCTACGAAGGGCGGCTAA
- the fabD gene encoding ACP S-malonyltransferase → MKVAHVFPGQGSQKVGMGRDLHDNFPSARAIFEQADEALGFPLSRLCFEGPEEELRLTINAQPALLTTSYACLQAVRDVKNNGLPPAAFVAGHSLGEYTALAAAGVLDFATAVYLARERGRLMYQAGLLQPGGMVAIIGFDEAPLAEVCDETGTWLANINCPNQMVISGAEENLAKAAELAKARGARRAIPLPVSGAFHTPLMQQAAQGMSEIIANISFREPIIPIVANTTAEPMTTAEQIKEELLRQLCNSVQWQRSVEYMIAGGISTFIEIGPGEVLSGLIKRIDSDAETINIGDAQAINSLSD, encoded by the coding sequence ATGAAGGTAGCCCATGTCTTCCCGGGACAAGGTTCTCAGAAGGTAGGTATGGGGCGTGATCTCCACGACAATTTCCCTTCCGCCAGGGCAATCTTCGAGCAGGCCGATGAGGCCCTGGGCTTTCCTCTGTCACGGCTGTGCTTCGAGGGTCCGGAAGAAGAACTTCGCTTAACGATAAATGCTCAACCGGCGCTACTGACAACCAGCTATGCCTGCCTACAGGCTGTCCGCGACGTGAAAAACAACGGGCTGCCTCCGGCAGCATTTGTTGCTGGTCACAGCCTGGGTGAGTATACCGCGCTGGCAGCCGCCGGGGTGCTCGATTTCGCCACCGCCGTCTATCTGGCTCGAGAGAGGGGACGACTGATGTATCAAGCCGGGCTGCTTCAACCGGGTGGTATGGTAGCAATAATCGGGTTCGACGAAGCACCACTGGCAGAAGTTTGTGATGAGACCGGTACCTGGCTGGCTAACATTAATTGTCCGAATCAGATGGTCATCAGCGGGGCGGAGGAAAACTTGGCCAAAGCTGCAGAGTTAGCCAAAGCCAGAGGAGCCAGGCGTGCTATTCCATTACCCGTAAGCGGTGCCTTTCATACACCGCTGATGCAGCAGGCAGCCCAGGGCATGTCTGAAATAATAGCCAACATCTCTTTCCGTGAGCCGATTATCCCTATTGTGGCCAATACTACGGCTGAGCCGATGACTACTGCCGAGCAGATCAAGGAGGAGCTACTCAGACAGCTATGCAATAGTGTTCAGTGGCAACGCTCCGTCGAATACATGATAGCAGGTGGTATCTCCACCTTCATCGAGATAGGCCCGGGAGAGGTGCTCAGCGGACTGATTAAAAGAATAGATAGTGATGCTGAGACCATCAATATAGGCGATGCACAAGCCATTAATAGCCTCTCTGATTGA
- a CDS encoding ribonuclease H-like domain-containing protein: MRQYLEAFLDIETTGLSPEYGEITVIGIHLSNGLDTSFVQLVWPEITADSLSEALAGVDVIYTYNGSRFDLPFICSRLGLDLTGLFRHQDLMYDCWRKNLYGGLKCVERQLGIPRRLTEVNGYQAVILWWRYINDHDRDALATLLDYNKEDVINLKALKEVLL, translated from the coding sequence TTGCGGCAGTATCTAGAGGCGTTTCTCGATATTGAGACGACCGGGCTTTCTCCTGAATACGGAGAGATCACTGTGATAGGTATTCACCTCTCTAACGGGCTTGATACCAGCTTTGTCCAGTTGGTATGGCCGGAGATCACGGCTGACAGCCTGTCTGAAGCTCTGGCAGGTGTAGATGTTATCTACACCTATAACGGCAGCCGTTTTGACCTTCCTTTTATCTGCTCGCGTCTGGGGCTTGACCTGACCGGACTTTTTAGGCATCAAGACCTGATGTATGACTGCTGGCGGAAGAATCTCTACGGTGGCTTGAAGTGCGTGGAGAGGCAGTTGGGCATACCGAGGCGGCTGACGGAGGTAAACGGATATCAAGCGGTGATTCTCTGGTGGCGGTATATAAACGATCATGACCGGGATGCCCTTGCCACGTTGCTTGATTACAACAAGGAAGATGTCATTAACCTGAAGGCATTAAAAGAAGTGCTGCTATGA
- a CDS encoding B12-binding domain-containing radical SAM protein — translation MKILLVYPQYPDTFWSFKHALKLGPRKALNTPLGPLTVAAMLPGDWEKKFVDMNVNKLTDKDIRWADYVFISAMVVQQRSAQEVVKRCKSFNTRVVAGGPFYTTGYGLFDFSEIDHIILNEAEVTLPLFLADLEKGCPQHVYRSDEKADVHKTPIPLFSLVNLKKYAQVTIQYCRGCPFDCEFCDIVVMDGHKPRTKTRAQIIGELEAIYAQGYRGTIFIVDDNFIGNRKKLKSEIMPVIIEWQKAKGYPFRFLTEASVNLADDEELMQLMSDSGFTRVFVGIESPNEESLTECHKFTNKNRDLIASVKRLQNYGFEVMGGFIVGFDSDPVSIFKSQINFIQNSGIVTAMVGLLNAPPKTKLWHRLIKENRVLPGGNGDNTDGTTNFIPKMRYDVLVNGYKQILHTIYSPKQYYDRIQTFFQEYQPNGNLGSRSRLKVHHIVSMIKSALVLGVKDGARMHYWRLMFTTLLKYPRLLGLSITLAAQGFHFRKVYEKVSKIQIDDTMLARQLEVLDGGSL, via the coding sequence ACAGTATCCAGATACCTTCTGGAGCTTTAAGCATGCTTTGAAGTTAGGCCCGAGGAAGGCATTGAATACGCCTCTGGGCCCGTTGACTGTCGCTGCCATGCTCCCCGGCGATTGGGAGAAAAAATTTGTCGACATGAATGTAAACAAACTGACCGATAAGGACATCAGGTGGGCTGATTACGTCTTTATCAGTGCTATGGTGGTACAGCAAAGGTCTGCCCAGGAGGTCGTTAAGCGCTGCAAGAGCTTCAATACTCGAGTTGTGGCCGGTGGGCCCTTCTATACTACCGGATACGGGTTGTTTGATTTTAGTGAGATCGACCATATCATACTCAATGAAGCGGAGGTTACTCTGCCTCTCTTTCTGGCAGATCTGGAAAAGGGCTGCCCCCAGCACGTCTACAGGTCTGATGAGAAGGCTGATGTACATAAGACTCCCATACCCCTCTTCTCGCTGGTTAACCTTAAGAAATATGCGCAGGTTACTATCCAGTACTGTCGCGGTTGTCCGTTCGATTGCGAGTTCTGCGATATTGTCGTTATGGACGGGCATAAGCCCCGTACCAAGACACGAGCCCAGATAATTGGGGAGCTGGAAGCGATATATGCCCAGGGCTACCGGGGTACCATCTTTATTGTTGATGATAATTTTATCGGAAACAGGAAGAAGCTTAAGTCAGAAATTATGCCGGTCATAATTGAGTGGCAGAAGGCCAAAGGTTATCCTTTCCGGTTTCTTACCGAAGCATCGGTTAACCTTGCCGATGACGAAGAGTTGATGCAGTTGATGTCCGATAGCGGCTTTACCCGGGTATTTGTCGGCATCGAAAGCCCGAATGAAGAAAGCCTGACCGAGTGTCATAAGTTCACCAACAAGAATCGCGACCTGATAGCTTCTGTGAAGAGGCTGCAGAACTATGGTTTTGAAGTAATGGGAGGTTTTATCGTCGGTTTTGATAGCGATCCGGTCTCGATCTTCAAGAGTCAGATCAATTTCATCCAGAATAGCGGCATCGTTACCGCTATGGTAGGCTTGCTCAATGCTCCTCCTAAGACGAAACTTTGGCATCGTCTGATCAAGGAAAACCGTGTCCTGCCGGGAGGTAACGGCGATAACACCGATGGTACCACTAACTTCATACCTAAAATGAGGTATGATGTTCTGGTTAATGGCTACAAGCAAATCCTGCATACGATCTACTCCCCCAAGCAGTATTATGATCGGATCCAGACGTTCTTTCAGGAGTATCAGCCTAATGGTAACTTAGGCTCTCGGTCCAGGCTCAAAGTTCATCACATAGTAAGCATGATCAAATCTGCTCTGGTTCTGGGTGTTAAGGATGGAGCCAGGATGCACTACTGGAGGCTGATGTTTACCACACTGCTGAAATATCCGAGGCTTCTCGGGCTTTCGATAACACTGGCTGCCCAGGGTTTTCACTTCCGTAAGGTCTACGAGAAGGTCAGTAAGATACAGATTGATGACACCATGCTGGCCCGGCAGCTAGAGGTATTGGACGGCGGGTCCCTTTAA